From one Flavobacterium kingsejongi genomic stretch:
- a CDS encoding RagB/SusD family nutrient uptake outer membrane protein produces MKKNIISVLMAFAILTTLTVSCSDDFIDRPVPYSIDADNYFNSEQEYYNALVAAYDILQSSYVNVLLGEIASDNTAAGGESANDVIGFQQVDEMIHTPVNANVKNVWDWMFAGVNRASFILEFKDKTDFQGKAQMIAEARFLKAYYEFELVKWFGGIPLNGDKRFTLGDEKKIPRASVAESYAAIENELLLAIPDLNTTAPQLGRVTKGAAQALLGKVYLYQNKFQESAQVLENLIEVTGGYSLVQDYNTIFEAAGENGVESVFEIQYTDIEGAGFGCLQCSEGNVAVGFNGPRNYSGPLYSSGYSFNVPTQEAADAYETGDLRKNVAILDIEAWAAQTGATYGIGYKHTGFYNRKYIPRTRSAGAAGDLNLTNPNNYRAIRYADVLLMAAEALNRGGINDTKARFYLNEVRRRAFGDTNHDINGTGSTLTSFIWAERRTELLGEGHRFFDLVRTGRAPIEIEGFTANKNEVFPLPIEEIQFSAGNWQQNPGY; encoded by the coding sequence ATGAAAAAAAATATTATATCAGTCCTAATGGCTTTTGCCATCCTCACTACGCTCACAGTGTCTTGTAGTGATGACTTTATCGATCGCCCGGTTCCCTATTCTATTGATGCCGATAACTATTTCAATTCCGAACAGGAATATTATAATGCCCTGGTAGCCGCTTATGATATTTTACAATCCAGCTATGTGAATGTGTTATTGGGTGAGATTGCCTCTGATAATACAGCTGCCGGAGGTGAAAGTGCCAATGACGTTATCGGGTTCCAACAAGTGGACGAAATGATCCATACACCTGTAAATGCCAATGTCAAAAATGTTTGGGACTGGATGTTTGCCGGGGTAAATCGTGCTAGTTTTATATTGGAATTCAAAGATAAAACCGATTTTCAGGGCAAGGCGCAAATGATTGCCGAAGCACGATTCCTGAAAGCCTACTACGAATTTGAACTGGTAAAATGGTTTGGTGGTATTCCGTTGAATGGCGATAAACGATTTACATTAGGAGACGAGAAAAAAATACCAAGAGCTTCTGTTGCCGAAAGCTATGCTGCTATTGAAAACGAATTGCTGCTGGCTATACCTGACCTGAACACTACTGCACCACAATTAGGGCGTGTTACCAAAGGAGCGGCTCAGGCGTTATTGGGAAAAGTATACCTCTACCAAAATAAATTCCAGGAGTCTGCCCAAGTTTTGGAAAACCTGATTGAAGTGACCGGTGGTTATTCCTTAGTTCAGGATTACAATACCATTTTTGAAGCAGCTGGTGAAAACGGAGTGGAATCTGTATTTGAAATCCAATATACGGATATTGAAGGTGCAGGATTTGGTTGCCTGCAGTGTAGTGAAGGAAATGTGGCTGTTGGATTTAATGGCCCACGTAACTATTCTGGTCCGCTTTACAGTTCAGGCTATAGCTTTAACGTGCCTACACAGGAAGCTGCAGATGCTTATGAAACTGGAGATTTGAGAAAAAATGTAGCTATCCTGGATATTGAAGCCTGGGCAGCACAAACTGGCGCTACTTATGGTATTGGCTACAAGCATACTGGTTTTTACAACCGTAAATACATCCCAAGAACACGTAGTGCAGGTGCCGCAGGTGATTTAAACCTGACGAATCCTAACAACTACCGTGCAATCCGCTATGCTGATGTATTGCTGATGGCTGCTGAAGCCCTGAACCGTGGCGGTATCAATGATACTAAAGCCCGTTTTTACCTGAATGAGGTACGCCGCCGTGCTTTCGGTGATACCAACCACGACATCAATGGAACAGGCAGCACACTAACCAGCTTTATCTGGGCAGAAAGAAGAACGGAATTATTGGGTGAAGGCCACCGTTTCTTTGACCTGGTACGTACCGGAAGAGCCCCAATTGAAATTGAAGGTTTCACCGCAAACAAAAACGAAGTGTTCCCACTACCGATTGAAGAAATCCAGTTTTCTGCTGGCAATTGGCAACAAAATCCTGGATACTAA
- a CDS encoding ATP-dependent Clp protease adaptor ClpS — MSTKEKELEEVLVAESTSLNNEIILYNDEVNTFDHVINTLVKVCRHTSEQAEQCSLIVHYKGKCTVKTGQIDELVPQCTQLLEAGLSAEIV, encoded by the coding sequence ATGAGTACAAAAGAAAAAGAATTAGAAGAGGTTTTAGTAGCAGAGTCTACTTCACTAAACAATGAAATCATACTGTACAACGATGAAGTCAATACGTTTGACCATGTAATCAATACGTTAGTCAAAGTATGCCGGCATACATCGGAACAGGCTGAACAATGTTCCCTGATCGTACATTACAAAGGCAAATGCACCGTAAAAACCGGACAGATCGACGAACTTGTCCCACAATGCACCCAGCTTCTGGAAGCAGGACTCAGCGCCGAAATCGTTTAA
- a CDS encoding SusC/RagA family TonB-linked outer membrane protein, which translates to MKSNIFTIALLLFSLFGFSQNYTISGVVKEAKANIPIPGASVVIKNSTKGTSSDFDGNFSLSEVPSGSTIVFSFVGFKNYEYVVSGNNTNLTISLQEDAQSLEEVVVIGYGTQKKRDVTGAVSIVSSKTLEQLKPIKVEQALQGTVSGVNVTTQSGAPGAGLSIRIRGIATNGENKPTVIIDGYVGDISLLNPNDIESITVLKDAQAAIYGTIGANGVILVTTKMGKKNSKTTVSYNTYTGFQETSKKMNLLNATEYGLLLNESYTNAGNPAPFPNVSGLGKGTNWQNEVFDTGVAVINHDLSVSGGSDKMTYNISGSHLDQGGIIGGDKSNFLRNTARIGINADITDKWRIKTNAMYTYIRTRNFNENGLGSVLFNAINTPSIYGPYQPNGDFTQLPSGSTNIPGSNLGNEIINPLAQLSNTFNDYSLKKLNGTVALEYDVIKDLTITGRVGFNTSNSQSRVFNKEISYGGSKVFNNPRSSVDQNKIEDNNYSFDLFATYKKTVGENHNFTGTVGTTAFKEWGTGLYATGFDVPNNSWEFADISLTTGFKDAKTANSYSYDERRLSQFGRLQYDYKGKYLLSAMIRRDLSTKFGPNNRVAYFPSFTGGWVISDEGFFGESKTLNFVKLRASYGSLGNDQIPKYAYLSLLDGEATYILDGALTNGKAIGLLANPDVKWEQAKKFDVGLDLRFFSDKVELNADYFIDTRKDLLIPDIPVSAIGGVAAPGARSPVINAGTVRNTGFEFAINYKDQLSDNLSFNVNYNVTTLKNEVTEVNNGTGFIEGGLFGTATATSRMQVGLPMGYFFGYQADGIFQNQAEVDAHPSQLAVGANAAPGDIRYKDVNGDGKIDTNDRTKIGSPIPDVTMGMNINLVYKNFDFVAYAFASIGNDMVRGYERTLNDVNRSNYILGRWTGEGTSNSVPRVTTATTANNIFSSYFVEDASYLRIQNVQLGYTLPTDVIKKAGMSKLRFYAAVNNLYTFTKYRGYDPGASSGNPIGGGVDYGFYPVPRTYMLGLNVNF; encoded by the coding sequence ATGAAGTCTAACATTTTTACAATTGCTTTACTTCTCTTCTCATTATTTGGGTTTTCACAAAACTATACAATAAGTGGAGTCGTAAAAGAGGCCAAAGCCAATATCCCGATTCCGGGTGCGAGTGTGGTCATTAAAAATTCAACTAAAGGAACATCATCTGACTTTGATGGGAACTTTTCACTTAGTGAAGTACCCTCGGGATCGACGATTGTATTTAGTTTTGTAGGTTTTAAAAATTATGAATATGTCGTTAGCGGCAACAACACCAATCTTACGATTAGCCTTCAGGAAGATGCGCAGTCGCTGGAGGAAGTTGTCGTTATCGGATACGGTACACAAAAGAAAAGGGATGTTACCGGAGCAGTTTCTATTGTTAGCAGTAAAACACTGGAACAATTAAAACCGATTAAGGTAGAACAGGCTTTACAGGGAACAGTATCCGGGGTCAATGTTACCACACAGTCGGGAGCTCCCGGTGCGGGACTTAGCATCCGTATCCGTGGTATCGCTACCAATGGTGAAAATAAACCTACCGTTATCATTGATGGTTATGTAGGTGATATCAGCCTGCTGAACCCGAATGATATTGAGAGCATCACCGTATTAAAAGATGCACAGGCCGCCATTTATGGTACTATCGGTGCCAATGGAGTTATTTTGGTAACTACTAAAATGGGTAAGAAAAATTCTAAAACGACCGTTTCCTATAATACGTATACCGGATTCCAGGAAACCAGTAAAAAAATGAACCTGCTGAATGCTACGGAATATGGCTTATTATTAAATGAAAGCTATACTAATGCCGGAAATCCGGCTCCTTTCCCTAATGTTTCGGGATTGGGTAAAGGTACCAACTGGCAGAATGAAGTTTTTGATACTGGAGTAGCGGTAATCAACCATGATCTTTCCGTTTCCGGAGGATCTGATAAAATGACTTATAACATTAGTGGTTCACATTTGGACCAGGGTGGTATTATTGGTGGGGATAAATCCAATTTTCTTAGAAATACGGCACGAATCGGTATCAATGCTGACATTACTGATAAATGGCGTATCAAAACCAATGCGATGTATACGTACATCCGTACCCGTAACTTCAATGAGAACGGATTGGGATCGGTATTGTTCAATGCGATCAACACCCCTTCTATCTACGGACCTTACCAGCCTAATGGTGATTTTACACAATTGCCAAGTGGTAGCACGAACATCCCGGGAAGTAACCTAGGAAATGAAATCATTAATCCATTGGCACAATTGTCCAATACCTTCAATGATTACAGCCTTAAAAAACTGAATGGGACTGTGGCATTGGAATATGATGTAATCAAGGACCTGACCATCACCGGACGTGTGGGTTTCAACACTTCAAACAGCCAGTCCAGAGTATTCAATAAAGAAATCTCTTATGGTGGATCCAAAGTATTCAACAACCCAAGAAGCAGTGTAGACCAAAACAAAATAGAAGATAATAATTACTCTTTTGACTTGTTTGCTACTTACAAAAAGACGGTTGGTGAGAACCATAACTTTACCGGAACGGTAGGAACTACTGCTTTCAAAGAATGGGGAACCGGATTATACGCTACCGGATTTGATGTCCCTAACAACTCCTGGGAGTTCGCTGATATTTCATTAACCACTGGATTTAAAGATGCCAAAACAGCCAATTCTTATAGTTATGATGAACGCAGGTTATCTCAGTTCGGAAGGCTTCAGTACGATTACAAAGGAAAATATTTGCTTTCAGCAATGATCCGCAGGGATTTGTCTACGAAATTCGGACCGAACAACAGAGTAGCCTACTTTCCTTCCTTTACCGGAGGATGGGTGATTTCTGACGAAGGTTTTTTTGGAGAATCCAAAACCCTGAATTTTGTAAAATTAAGAGCCAGTTACGGTTCATTGGGTAATGACCAGATTCCTAAATATGCCTATTTATCACTTTTAGACGGTGAAGCTACCTATATCCTCGATGGTGCTTTAACCAATGGTAAAGCGATTGGCCTATTGGCGAATCCGGATGTAAAATGGGAACAGGCAAAGAAATTTGACGTTGGTCTTGATTTGCGTTTCTTCAGCGATAAAGTAGAATTGAATGCCGATTATTTTATCGACACCCGTAAAGACCTGTTGATTCCGGACATCCCTGTATCTGCTATTGGCGGTGTGGCTGCTCCGGGTGCACGCTCCCCTGTTATCAACGCGGGTACGGTACGAAATACCGGTTTTGAATTTGCCATCAATTACAAAGACCAATTGTCTGATAATTTGTCTTTCAATGTGAATTATAACGTTACTACGCTTAAAAATGAAGTGACTGAAGTGAATAACGGAACCGGATTTATTGAAGGTGGATTATTTGGAACTGCTACGGCAACTTCCAGAATGCAGGTAGGCTTACCGATGGGGTACTTCTTTGGTTACCAGGCTGACGGTATTTTCCAAAACCAGGCAGAAGTAGATGCACATCCTTCCCAACTTGCTGTTGGAGCGAATGCTGCTCCTGGAGATATCCGCTATAAAGATGTAAACGGTGATGGAAAAATAGATACCAATGACCGTACAAAAATTGGATCTCCAATTCCAGACGTAACAATGGGTATGAATATTAATCTTGTATACAAGAATTTTGATTTTGTAGCCTATGCGTTCGCTTCTATCGGAAACGATATGGTTCGTGGTTATGAAAGAACACTGAATGACGTGAACCGTTCCAATTATATCTTAGGGCGATGGACTGGCGAAGGTACCAGCAATTCCGTACCACGTGTTACTACAGCGACTACAGCGAATAATATCTTCTCCAGCTATTTTGTAGAAGATGCTTCTTACCTGAGAATCCAGAATGTACAATTAGGGTATACCCTGCCTACAGATGTGATTAAAAAAGCCGGGATGTCCAAATTACGATTTTATGCTGCAGTGAATAACCTGTATACGTTTACCAAATACAGAGGGTATGACCCTGGAGCTTCTAGTGGTAATCCTATTGGGGGTGGAGTGGATTACGGATTCTATCCGGTTCCGAGAACGTATATGTTAGGTTTAAATGTTAATTTTTAA
- the prmA gene encoding 50S ribosomal protein L11 methyltransferase, whose translation MSNSYLGYHFTVTPKEIGSEILIAELEATAFESFIETENGFSAFVQKELCTTDILDHIQLLQSPDFTISYEVEEIEQVNWNEEWKKNFEPINVDGICQVRAPFHEKTDAQYDIIIEPKMSFGTGHHETTHMMIQHILETDFTNKKTLDMGCGTAILAILAEMKGAQPVDAIDIDNWCYQNSIENAERNNCKHISVYEGDAALLQGRTYDIIIANINRNILLNDMQQYVDCLNPGGTLFLSGFYEEDIPYIDASCTEKGLKYVKKHQRNNWVALKYVN comes from the coding sequence ATGTCAAATAGTTACCTGGGCTACCATTTTACCGTTACCCCCAAAGAAATAGGGTCTGAAATATTAATTGCAGAATTAGAAGCTACCGCTTTCGAGAGTTTTATTGAAACTGAGAATGGATTCTCGGCTTTTGTACAAAAGGAACTCTGCACAACTGACATCCTCGACCACATCCAACTTTTACAATCTCCTGATTTTACTATTTCTTATGAAGTAGAAGAAATTGAGCAGGTCAACTGGAATGAAGAATGGAAAAAAAACTTTGAGCCTATTAATGTAGATGGTATTTGCCAGGTACGTGCACCTTTTCATGAGAAGACGGATGCGCAATACGATATCATTATCGAGCCCAAAATGTCTTTTGGAACAGGACATCACGAAACAACGCACATGATGATCCAGCATATACTGGAAACGGATTTCACAAACAAGAAAACCCTGGATATGGGTTGTGGCACGGCAATCCTTGCGATCCTTGCGGAGATGAAAGGTGCGCAGCCAGTCGATGCTATCGATATTGACAACTGGTGTTACCAAAACTCAATTGAAAATGCCGAACGCAACAATTGTAAACATATTAGTGTTTATGAGGGCGATGCTGCCCTGCTACAAGGCCGTACTTACGATATTATTATTGCGAATATCAACCGTAATATCTTACTGAATGACATGCAACAGTATGTGGATTGCCTGAATCCCGGAGGGACTTTATTCCTTAGCGGATTCTATGAGGAAGACATCCCGTACATCGATGCATCCTGTACTGAGAAAGGCCTAAAATATGTTAAAAAGCATCAAAGAAATAATTGGGTTGCTTTAAAATACGTAAATTAG
- a CDS encoding triple tyrosine motif-containing protein encodes MKYTALLLFYLCSLFCVSQELPPIIKYGADTYLAGNQNWMISQDNEKYVYFANNYGLLQYNGANWSLYPAINETIIRSVKVIHDKIYTGCYMEFGFWQKNSKGILEYTSLSAKIKDKIIDDEQFWTIIDYDQWVVFQSLNQIYIYDSVRGTFKVIHPNTGIIKAYKTKNAIYYQLVDGNFYEIENGNSRLVISGQVLQSKRIVSVFQDNEGLLFQTQHDGFYRYYNNQLSHWVTEADAEIMRNTVYSAIALSDNSYAIGTVSNGVYNIDAHGKLVFHLTQNKGLSNNTALSLFEDKDKNLWIGLDNGINCINIASPIKTYLDNTGILGTVYTALHFKDYLYVGTNQGLFYKKDNTNDDFTFISGTKGQVWSLFSYDNTLFCGQDSGTAIIDKGSAQQIYYFSGTWKFERCPNNPNLLLQGNYSGLSVLEKKDGRWTYRNKIAGFDYSSKYFELDEPGEIYVSHEYKGIFRLSVTPDLRSVSRVTAYTFPAKGKNASLVKYNSMILYASREGVFKLNPATKQFSKEKNLSKAIEQDSYTSGKMIADDSGKLWLFTKNAINYFTVGKLNHDFRLNTIPIPSSVTNSMLGYENITRVDNSNYLIGTTDGYYAIRIDDLNFTDYAVGITGVTQSKFTDPVNIAINQEEHVPYSFNNLTFSYSVPEYNKYVMAEYQYLLEGFYEEWSEWSPKTTASFKKLPYGEYTFKVRARIGNEITKNIASYHFTVLRPWYATTIAIIIYVLLFSVVLYFVNRAYKSYYQKQNEKLISENKRQLEMKELENEQQIMKVKNDQLIQDVDSKNRELAISTMSLIKKNEFLTMIKDDLKKSADDGKNIKSVITTINKNISEEDTWDLFKEAFNNADKDFLKKVKSAHPSLTPNDLRLCAYLRLNLSSKEIAPLLNISVRSVEIKRYRLRKKMDLPHEKGLVEYILSL; translated from the coding sequence TTGAAATATACTGCTCTACTGCTGTTTTATCTTTGTTCCCTATTTTGTGTTTCCCAGGAACTTCCACCTATCATTAAATATGGTGCAGATACTTACCTGGCCGGTAACCAAAACTGGATGATCAGCCAGGACAACGAGAAGTATGTTTATTTTGCCAATAATTATGGACTACTGCAATATAACGGTGCCAACTGGTCTCTCTACCCTGCAATAAATGAAACCATCATCCGGTCGGTAAAAGTAATCCACGACAAAATCTATACGGGCTGTTATATGGAATTTGGATTTTGGCAGAAAAATTCCAAGGGCATTCTGGAATATACCTCCCTAAGTGCCAAAATAAAGGATAAGATCATTGATGACGAACAATTCTGGACCATCATCGATTATGATCAATGGGTCGTTTTCCAGTCGTTAAATCAGATTTACATTTACGACAGTGTGCGAGGTACTTTTAAAGTAATCCATCCCAACACGGGCATTATTAAAGCGTATAAGACTAAAAATGCAATCTATTACCAGCTGGTCGACGGTAATTTCTACGAAATCGAAAATGGGAACAGCCGGCTGGTGATCAGTGGCCAGGTACTGCAGTCAAAACGGATTGTCAGTGTCTTTCAGGATAATGAAGGTTTACTCTTCCAGACACAGCACGATGGCTTTTACCGCTACTATAACAATCAGCTCAGCCACTGGGTGACCGAAGCAGATGCTGAAATCATGCGCAATACAGTGTACAGTGCGATTGCCCTGTCCGACAACAGCTATGCGATCGGAACGGTATCCAATGGGGTTTATAATATTGATGCTCACGGAAAACTTGTCTTCCATCTTACTCAAAATAAAGGCCTAAGCAATAATACTGCATTGTCGTTGTTTGAAGATAAGGATAAGAACCTCTGGATCGGATTGGATAATGGGATCAACTGTATCAATATTGCTTCTCCGATCAAAACCTACCTGGATAATACCGGGATATTGGGTACCGTATACACCGCCCTGCATTTTAAAGACTACCTTTATGTAGGAACGAACCAGGGCCTCTTTTACAAAAAGGACAACACGAATGATGATTTTACATTTATTAGTGGCACCAAAGGCCAGGTGTGGTCTTTGTTTTCTTATGATAATACGCTTTTCTGCGGGCAGGATTCGGGAACCGCCATTATTGATAAGGGAAGTGCGCAACAGATTTACTACTTTTCCGGAACCTGGAAATTCGAACGTTGCCCAAACAATCCCAACCTGCTCCTACAGGGCAATTACAGTGGGCTCAGTGTATTGGAAAAAAAAGACGGACGGTGGACCTATCGTAATAAAATAGCAGGTTTTGACTATTCCTCCAAGTATTTTGAGCTTGATGAACCAGGCGAAATTTATGTGAGCCATGAGTACAAAGGTATTTTCAGGCTTTCGGTAACGCCGGACCTCCGATCGGTTTCCAGGGTAACCGCCTATACTTTTCCCGCGAAGGGCAAAAATGCAAGTCTTGTGAAGTACAATTCCATGATCTTATATGCCTCCCGCGAAGGGGTTTTCAAACTCAATCCGGCAACGAAACAATTTTCCAAAGAGAAAAACCTAAGCAAAGCGATAGAACAGGACAGTTATACTTCCGGAAAAATGATTGCCGATGATTCGGGTAAATTGTGGCTTTTTACTAAAAATGCCATCAATTATTTTACCGTGGGAAAACTGAATCACGATTTCAGGCTGAATACCATCCCCATTCCTTCATCCGTAACCAATTCGATGCTGGGGTATGAGAATATTACCCGCGTGGATAATTCCAATTACCTCATCGGTACGACAGATGGCTATTATGCCATTCGTATCGATGACCTTAACTTTACTGATTACGCTGTCGGGATCACTGGTGTAACCCAAAGCAAATTCACCGACCCGGTTAATATTGCCATCAATCAGGAGGAGCATGTCCCCTATTCTTTTAACAACCTTACCTTTAGTTATTCTGTACCGGAATACAACAAATATGTGATGGCAGAATACCAATACCTGCTGGAAGGTTTCTATGAAGAATGGTCGGAATGGTCGCCTAAAACAACTGCAAGCTTTAAGAAATTGCCGTATGGGGAGTATACTTTTAAAGTACGTGCCCGTATTGGTAATGAGATCACCAAAAATATCGCTTCTTATCATTTTACAGTATTGCGGCCGTGGTATGCTACTACGATAGCCATCATCATTTATGTGCTCTTATTTTCGGTCGTGCTTTATTTTGTGAACCGGGCTTATAAATCCTACTATCAAAAACAGAACGAAAAATTAATTTCGGAAAACAAGCGGCAGTTGGAAATGAAAGAACTGGAAAATGAGCAGCAGATCATGAAAGTAAAAAACGATCAGCTAATCCAGGATGTGGATAGCAAAAACCGCGAACTGGCCATTTCGACTATGAGCCTCATCAAGAAAAATGAATTTCTTACAATGATCAAGGATGATCTTAAAAAATCGGCAGATGATGGTAAAAACATCAAATCGGTCATTACAACAATTAATAAAAACATTAGTGAAGAGGATACCTGGGATTTATTCAAAGAAGCATTCAATAATGCTGATAAGGATTTCCTAAAGAAAGTTAAAAGTGCACACCCATCATTAACTCCCAATGATCTGCGTTTGTGTGCGTACCTAAGGCTAAACCTATCCTCTAAGGAGATTGCCCCACTGCTTAACATTTCAGTACGCAGTGTTGAAATAAAACGATATCGTTTGCGTAAGAAAATGGACTTACCCCACGAAAAAGGGCTTGTAGAGTATATCCTTTCGCTCTAA
- a CDS encoding porin, which translates to MKKLLLLLLMLCTALLQAQVDIRQTKTDNDLKLSALPYYSYGKGLGLTSPDSIFQLNIRFRMQNRVSYIENEGQEPAIDGQIRRLRLRFDGYVGNPKFLYAIQLSFAPGDVGEIQDGENINIIRDAVLFYRPNRHWNIAFGQTKLPGNRQRVNSSGGLQLTDRTINNAKFTIDRDFGFQVHNLNEWKDKFSYNFKTAITMGEGRNSTKTPDNGLAYTGKIELFPFGSFTKDGTYFEGDVSREATPKVMVSGAYQYNDKARKTQGQLGNYLFEKRDMSSLLLDAMFKYNGWAFQSAYMNRVSKDPITVNPLDATDIQYVFTGSGLDYQLSYLFPSNYEFIGRYSTQKVNNDIRLLAPDTKEYTIGVTKYIWEHAFKLQGELTFDELTYYDGATKNNWYVRFQVEIGI; encoded by the coding sequence ATGAAAAAGTTACTCCTGTTATTATTAATGCTGTGTACTGCTTTGCTGCAGGCACAGGTCGATATTCGCCAGACGAAAACCGATAACGACCTGAAATTATCTGCGCTTCCCTATTACAGCTATGGAAAAGGATTAGGACTAACTTCTCCCGATAGTATTTTCCAGCTGAATATCCGCTTCCGGATGCAAAACCGTGTCAGCTATATTGAAAATGAGGGGCAGGAACCAGCCATTGACGGGCAAATCCGAAGATTGAGGCTGCGTTTTGACGGTTATGTGGGGAATCCTAAATTCCTGTATGCCATCCAGCTTTCTTTTGCTCCGGGTGATGTAGGGGAAATCCAGGACGGTGAAAATATTAATATTATCCGGGATGCGGTACTTTTTTACCGCCCGAACCGGCATTGGAATATTGCTTTTGGACAAACCAAACTTCCGGGGAACCGTCAGCGTGTCAATTCTTCAGGAGGATTACAGTTGACAGACCGGACGATCAACAATGCTAAATTTACCATCGATCGTGATTTTGGATTCCAGGTCCATAACCTGAATGAGTGGAAAGATAAATTCTCCTATAATTTTAAAACTGCTATCACAATGGGAGAAGGGCGAAATTCCACCAAAACCCCCGATAACGGATTAGCTTATACCGGAAAAATAGAATTATTTCCTTTTGGTTCCTTTACCAAGGATGGAACTTATTTTGAAGGTGATGTCTCCCGTGAAGCCACTCCGAAGGTAATGGTTTCCGGTGCCTACCAGTACAATGATAAAGCCCGTAAAACACAGGGGCAGCTTGGGAATTACCTGTTTGAAAAAAGAGATATGTCGTCGTTATTGCTAGATGCGATGTTCAAATACAACGGCTGGGCCTTTCAATCGGCCTACATGAATCGTGTTTCCAAGGATCCCATTACGGTAAACCCTTTAGATGCTACAGACATTCAGTATGTATTTACGGGAAGTGGCCTTGATTATCAGCTGAGTTACCTTTTTCCATCCAATTATGAATTTATCGGAAGGTATTCGACACAGAAAGTAAATAATGATATCCGCTTATTGGCTCCGGATACCAAAGAGTATACTATTGGCGTGACCAAATACATCTGGGAACATGCCTTTAAGCTGCAGGGTGAACTTACTTTCGATGAACTGACCTATTACGACGGAGCAA